In Apis cerana isolate GH-2021 linkage group LG5, AcerK_1.0, whole genome shotgun sequence, a single genomic region encodes these proteins:
- the LOC107994326 gene encoding outer dynein arm-docking complex subunit 4-like yields MAVLTSRSLKDDLEDLNDTRKAIENAECRARLDHKRTDSKQSLKNNREYAQALHREADQLYRSGDYESALVLYHRAANLYPKDSSHGVAARRTAATISSCNNPSKAVRKVSPLISGEQLTAALCPETAAIIANEKLKKSPEPATIPEVLSYFDNHKSYWKTQPSPRVSSNQLAKSKMAHKQMNNLAETSLKNLQASFDSGKMSSALKIAQDLLLVSGGFHDPTRYQIAAYHYLSLIHVALGRHDRAVCSVARLIRLSKSTADVNLICRSLVTLGKVHLSFGHLEAAAKAWEHLAKDLKKPIPVAWIRHEIGRCYLETGKYERAMEMGFRCVDAATKGNSKKWMLNGRLLIGQSLAKLGRFVESLEELQVAAKITEEEGDTPMMSYIRDLIDQVAHALRMIPFENGSYEIVASAISQDQATAKQNVNLFVSEQTVITTVFSQRKMITGGRREDESGNEGRITVDDSSKEASTYADFQEEQEKEEEGGGGNSTFRVKKSSSSDRKKRTISPSKSSSLSSSPFYSPKIKEVREKRVMKPRERGRKKIEGNMGGGKSKNDEGEQGDEDEEEEEEEEEEEEEEEEEEEEEEEEEEEEEVEEEEEVEEEEEEEELKNESSKTSLKSGNTMGTYVIEEGAALEKAAEEVSDNEEEVVDGVVARTTGGRPPIRLSEFGDKMAQRGDMLDALRVIEELGEKNEVELLEMLKEMLFSTDNDKGRDFGDSGGDGFRNPRSGQDRQNTNTRSIVITLPSSPRKCHANGDFNDCDIPLEFD; encoded by the exons atggcGGTCCTCACGAGCAGAAGCCTGAAAGACGATCTCGAGGACTTGAACGACACGAGGAAAGCGATCGAGAATGCGGAATGCCGTGCCCGCCTCGACCACAAGAGGACCGATTCCAagcaaagtttgaaaaataaccGGGAGTATGCGCAAGCTCTGCACCGTGAGGCGGATCAGCTGTACCGCAG CGGCGATTACGAGTCGGCGTTGGTGCTTTACCATAGAGCGGCCAACTTGTACCCGAAGGACAGTAGCCACGGTGTCGCCGCGAGGAGGACGGCGGCGACGATAAGCTCTTGCAACAATCCGTCGAAAGCCGTGAGGAAAGTTTCACCTCTGATCTCTGGAGAACAATTGACCGCAGCCCTGTGTCCAGAAACCGCCGCCATCATAGCGAACGAGAAGCTGAAGAAATCGCCGGAACCCGCGACGATCCCCGAAGTACTGAG CTACTTCGACAATCACAAAAGCTACTGGAAAACTCAACCGTCCCCCCGCGTGTCGAGCAATCAGCTGGCAAAATCGAAAATGGCGCACAAACAGATGAACAATCTCGCCGAGACGTCGTTGAAGAATCTCCAGGCGTCGTTCGACTCTGGGAAAATGTCGTCCGCGTTGAAGATCGCCCAGGATTTGCTGCTCGTTTCGGGAGGTTTCCATGACCCCACGCGTTACCAAATAGCGGCCTACCATTACCTGTCCCTGATCCACGTCGCTCTGGGAAGGCACGACCGCGCCGTGTGCAGCGTGGCCCGTTTGATCCGTTTGTCGAAGAGCACCGCGGACGTGAATCTGATATGCCGCTCGTTGGTCACGTTGGGCAAGGTGCATCTCAGCTTCGGCCACCTCGAGGCGGCCGCGAAGGCGTGGGAGCATCTGGCCAAGGATCTGAAGAAACCGATCCCGGTCGCTTGGATCAGGCACGAGATTGGAAGATGCTATTTGGAGACTGGCAAGTACGAGAGGGCGATGGAGATGGGGTTCAGGTGCGTGGACGCGGCCACGAAGGGTAATTCTAAGAAGTGGATGCTGAACGGAAGGTTGTTGATAG GTCAAAGCCTGGCCAAACTAGGAAGATTCGTGGAATCGTTGGAGGAGCTGCAGGTGGCCGCGAAGATCACGGAGGAGGAGGGCGACACGCCGATGATGTCGTACATCCGCGATCTCATCGACCAGGTGGCGCACGCCCTCCGCATGATCCCGTTCGAGAACGGGAGCTACGAGATCGTCGCTTCCGCGATCTCGCAGGACCAGGCGACGGCTAAGCAGAACGTGAACCTGTTCGTGAGCGAGCAAACGGTGATAACGACCGTCTTCTCCCAGAGGAAGATGATCACGGGTGGGCGAAGGGAGGACGAGTCTGGGAACGAGGGGAGGATAACGGTGGACGACTCGAGCAAGGAGGCGTCGACGTACGCCGATTTCCAGGAGGAgcaggagaaggaggaggaaggaggcgGTGGCAACTCCACGTTCAGAGTGAAGAAATCATCGTCCTCGGATCGGAAGAAGAGAACAATTTCGCCCTCTAAATCCTCCTCCCtgtcctcctcccccttttacTCGCCGAAAATTAAGGAGGTGAGGGAGAAGAGGGTGATGAAGCCCAGGGAGAGAGGCCGGAAGAAGATCGAAGGGAACATGGGTGGGGGGAAGAGCAAGAACGACGAGGGCGAGCAGGGGGAtgaggacgaggaggaggaggaggaggaggaagaagaggaggaagaggaagaagaggaggaagaagaggaggaagaggaagaggaggaagaagaggtggaagaggaagaggaggtggaagaggaggaggaggaggaggaattgaagAACGAGAGTAGCAAAACCTCGTTGAAAAGCGGCAACACAATGGGAACGTACGTGATAGAGGAAGGGGCAGCGTTGGAGAAAGCAGCGGAGGAGGTGAGCGACaacgaggaggaggtggtGGACGGTGTGGTAGCGAGGACGACGGGAGGAAGGCCGCCCATCAGATTGAGCGAGTTTGGCGATAAGATGGCGCAGAGAGGGGATATGCTGGACGCTTTGCGCGTAATCGAGGAGCTGGGCGAGAAGAACGAGGTGGAATTGTTGGAGATGCTCAAGGAGATGCTGTTCTCCACCGATAATGATAAAGGCCGGGATTTCGGCGACTCGGGGGGGGATGGATTCCGGAACCCGAGATCGGGGCAGGATAGGCAGAACACGAATACTCGTTCGATCGTGATCACGTTGCCTTCGAGCCCGCGCAAATGTCACGCCAATGGGGATTTTAACGATTGTGATATACCGTTggaatttgattaa